In Nocardia asteroides, a single genomic region encodes these proteins:
- the aztC gene encoding zinc ABC transporter substrate-binding protein AztC: protein MRRLFTAVLAGLTVLTAAACGGTPERAEIVVTTDLLGDLTRAVVGDAAPVTVLMPTGGDPHSFGVSAEQAAGLERAALVVANGLGLEEGVLRHVESAAAAGTPTLLVGPQVNPLPYRDSANPDPHFWTDPARVRTAVAAIRDRVLADVPGVDAAAVRARTDGYLTRLDELDRWMAERFAALPAERRRLVTNHHVFGYLAARFGLDVLGVVLPSGSALASPGAADLAGLATAVRAAGVTTIFADSAQPDRLARVLAEQAGVRVRVTALHTESLTPPDGGAPTYLDMMRANTAAIIAG from the coding sequence CGGCGGCACCCCCGAGCGCGCCGAGATCGTGGTGACCACCGACCTGCTCGGCGACCTCACCCGCGCCGTTGTCGGCGACGCCGCCCCGGTCACCGTGCTCATGCCGACCGGCGGCGACCCGCACTCGTTCGGCGTCTCCGCCGAGCAGGCGGCCGGGCTGGAGCGGGCCGCGCTGGTCGTCGCCAACGGCCTCGGCCTGGAGGAGGGCGTGCTGCGCCACGTCGAGTCCGCCGCCGCGGCCGGCACGCCGACGCTGCTGGTGGGCCCGCAGGTGAACCCGCTGCCGTACCGCGACAGCGCGAACCCGGACCCGCACTTCTGGACCGACCCGGCCCGGGTGCGCACCGCGGTGGCGGCCATCCGGGACCGGGTGCTCGCCGACGTGCCCGGCGTCGACGCCGCGGCCGTGCGCGCCCGCACCGACGGCTACCTCACCCGGCTGGACGAGCTGGATCGCTGGATGGCCGAGCGCTTCGCCGCGCTCCCCGCCGAGCGGCGCAGGCTGGTCACCAACCACCACGTCTTCGGCTACCTCGCCGCGCGCTTCGGGCTCGACGTGCTCGGCGTCGTCCTGCCCAGCGGCAGCGCGCTGGCCTCGCCCGGCGCCGCCGACCTGGCCGGGCTGGCGACCGCGGTGCGCGCGGCCGGGGTGACCACGATCTTCGCCGACTCCGCGCAGCCCGACAGGCTCGCCCGCGTCCTCGCCGAACAGGCGGGTGTGCGGGTGAGAGTCACCGCACTGCACACCGAATCGCTCACCCCGCCGGACGGCGGCGCCCCCACCTACCTGGACATGATGCGCGCCAACACCGCCGCCATCATCGCCGGGTGA
- the aztD gene encoding zinc metallochaperone AztD: MKFRSLAVGACAVALTATACGGGDEPATVADPVTVTYDGGIAVLDGTTLELGHTVDLDGFTRLNPAGDDRHIVVTSGSAFRVLDATTGRFTGTEFPAEKPGHVVRHAGRTVLFADGSGEVTAFDTAALAHGTPETDVYTTAAPHHGVAIELADGRLVVSLGTEERRTGMLVLDPDGREIARSEDCPGVHGEATAQGEAVVIGCRNGALVYRNGAITKVTSPTPYGRIGNQAGSDASPVVLGDYKQDEEAELERPQQVSLIDTATGGLRLVDLGTSYTFRSLGRGPAGEALVLSTDGALHVIDPVRAAVTRSIPVLAPWQEPLEWQQPRPALFVRGGIAYVSDPATGQVHRIDLATGERTASVTLPGAPNEVSGVHPGH; the protein is encoded by the coding sequence ATGAAGTTCCGTTCTCTCGCCGTCGGCGCCTGCGCGGTGGCGCTCACCGCGACCGCCTGCGGCGGCGGCGACGAGCCCGCCACCGTCGCCGACCCGGTGACGGTGACCTACGACGGCGGCATCGCGGTGCTCGACGGCACCACGCTCGAGCTCGGGCACACCGTCGACCTGGACGGCTTCACCCGGCTCAACCCCGCGGGCGACGACCGGCACATCGTGGTCACCAGCGGCTCCGCCTTCCGGGTGCTGGACGCCACCACCGGCCGGTTCACCGGCACCGAGTTCCCGGCCGAGAAGCCGGGGCACGTGGTGCGGCACGCCGGGCGCACCGTGCTCTTCGCCGACGGCAGCGGCGAAGTCACCGCCTTCGACACCGCCGCACTGGCCCACGGCACCCCGGAGACCGACGTCTACACCACCGCCGCCCCGCACCACGGCGTCGCCATCGAGCTCGCGGACGGCAGGCTCGTGGTCTCGCTCGGCACCGAGGAGCGCCGCACCGGCATGCTCGTGCTCGACCCCGACGGCCGCGAGATCGCCCGCAGCGAGGACTGCCCCGGCGTGCACGGCGAGGCCACCGCGCAGGGCGAGGCGGTCGTGATCGGCTGTCGGAACGGCGCGCTGGTCTACCGGAACGGCGCGATCACCAAGGTCACCAGCCCGACCCCGTACGGTCGCATCGGCAATCAGGCGGGCAGCGACGCGTCGCCCGTCGTGCTCGGCGACTACAAGCAGGACGAGGAGGCGGAACTGGAACGCCCGCAGCAGGTCTCGCTGATCGACACCGCCACCGGCGGGCTGCGCCTGGTCGACCTCGGCACCAGCTACACCTTCCGCTCGCTCGGCCGCGGCCCGGCCGGCGAGGCACTCGTCCTCAGCACCGACGGCGCGCTGCACGTGATCGATCCGGTGCGCGCCGCCGTCACCCGCAGCATCCCGGTGCTCGCGCCCTGGCAGGAGCCGCTGGAGTGGCAGCAGCCGCGCCCCGCGCTCTTCGTCCGCGGCGGGATCGCCTACGTCTCCGACCCCGCCACCGGCCAGGTGCACCGCATCGACCTGGCTACCGGCGAGCGCACCGCGAGCGTCACGCTGCCCGGCGCGCCGAACGAGGTGAGCGGGGTGCACCCCGGCCACTGA
- a CDS encoding S1 family peptidase gives MNRSLARAVTAGAALALVPLGAGAAAAEDAPVPLGGGSGIVVDNTAQCTVTTIGYDAAGRLVGLTAGHCGGAGATVVAERDHDLGVVGRFVHSDPDLDYAVIQFDPARVAPVNRVGNATITGIGAPAQFPAVVCKKGRTSGETCGVAWGDVLNTAQETWTQLCVLEGDSGAPVMVGSTLVGMVNAYLGLGCLGPEVGTTMAAIVNDLNARGSVGAGFHPL, from the coding sequence ATGAACCGCAGCCTCGCCCGGGCCGTCACCGCGGGCGCCGCGCTCGCCCTCGTTCCGCTCGGGGCGGGCGCGGCCGCCGCCGAGGACGCCCCCGTCCCGCTGGGCGGTGGCTCCGGGATCGTCGTCGACAACACCGCGCAGTGCACCGTCACCACCATCGGCTACGACGCCGCGGGCCGGTTGGTCGGGCTGACCGCCGGGCACTGCGGCGGTGCCGGGGCCACCGTGGTCGCCGAGCGCGACCACGACCTCGGCGTCGTCGGCCGCTTCGTGCACTCCGACCCGGACCTGGACTACGCCGTCATCCAGTTCGACCCCGCCAGGGTGGCCCCGGTGAACCGGGTCGGCAACGCCACCATCACCGGCATCGGCGCGCCCGCCCAGTTCCCCGCGGTGGTCTGCAAGAAGGGGCGTACCAGCGGCGAGACCTGCGGCGTCGCCTGGGGCGATGTGCTGAACACCGCGCAGGAGACCTGGACCCAGCTGTGCGTGCTGGAGGGGGACTCCGGGGCGCCGGTCATGGTCGGCAGCACGCTGGTCGGCATGGTCAACGCGTACCTGGGGCTCGGCTGCCTCGGCCCCGAGGTCGGGACTACCATGGCCGCCATCGTGAACGATCTGAACGCGCGCGGTTCGGTCGGGGCGGGGTTCCACCCGCTCTGA
- a CDS encoding dihydrofolate reductase family protein, whose translation MRSISVTMSITLDGVVQGLGRPDEDTRGGFAHGGWGLRYNDEIMGAEMARGMAEPGGMLFGRRTWEDFHRAWGSATDGNPFSTHMNAATKFVASTTLPDADAWQNSTLLPGDAVATVAELKATSGPDLSIIGSAALVRSLHAASLIDRYSLLIHPLTLGTGTRLFDGHAPLTEFELTRSVTTGTGVIIAHYSRR comes from the coding sequence ATGCGCTCGATCTCGGTCACCATGTCCATCACCCTCGACGGGGTCGTTCAGGGGCTCGGCCGCCCCGATGAGGACACCCGGGGCGGGTTCGCCCACGGCGGGTGGGGGCTCCGGTACAACGACGAGATCATGGGCGCGGAGATGGCGCGCGGCATGGCCGAGCCCGGTGGCATGCTCTTCGGCCGCCGCACCTGGGAGGACTTCCACCGCGCCTGGGGCAGCGCCACCGACGGTAATCCCTTCAGCACGCACATGAACGCCGCTACCAAGTTCGTCGCCTCCACGACGTTGCCGGATGCCGACGCCTGGCAGAACTCCACCCTGCTCCCCGGTGACGCCGTCGCGACTGTCGCCGAGTTGAAGGCCACCTCCGGCCCCGACCTGTCCATCATCGGCAGCGCCGCACTCGTCCGCTCCCTGCACGCGGCGTCGCTGATCGACCGGTACTCCCTGCTGATCCACCCCCTCACCCTCGGCACCGGAACCCGCCTCTTCGACGGCCACGCCCCGCTCACCGAATTCGAGCTCACCCGCAGCGTCACCACCGGCACCGGCGTCATCATCGCCCATTACTCGCGACGCTGA
- a CDS encoding helix-turn-helix domain-containing protein, whose amino-acid sequence MKTGEVIRRVRRSLGMTQTELGAILGYTQPAISQLERGGSGVHDVRVLRRVAQALHVPLAILVVESDEEADVDRRNFFRAGTLGVAAVAATGIGSPGRTASAAGVQVGVSDVAAINASVSQIHELDLVVGGDRLCRTAANEVRYVEQLLATGSYSEETGRALAGAGAEMMTAAGWVHYDAGRVDDARHYYADAAQAATAASDGVAAAHALLNASIVAFREGDRPRDGVNLAQAAQRSAAKHGGPRLRALCAVREAEAQGAAGDTTAVANAVGRAHRAYESTRGYDPEWVYLPEAELTGLTGLAFMRAGDYRRAEVHLRSAIDSSAAWPREHWHWQVHLAQSYLAAGDFAASCALLSADLHTFRGLASTRLDRDIEGIAQAVRPHYTVPEVKEFLELRAARA is encoded by the coding sequence ATGAAGACGGGTGAGGTCATCCGTCGAGTTCGCCGGTCTCTCGGCATGACGCAGACCGAACTGGGCGCGATCCTCGGCTATACCCAACCGGCGATCTCACAGCTGGAGCGCGGCGGTTCCGGCGTGCACGACGTCCGTGTCCTGCGCCGCGTAGCGCAGGCGTTGCACGTTCCGCTGGCTATCCTGGTGGTGGAGTCGGACGAGGAGGCGGACGTGGACCGTCGCAACTTCTTCAGAGCCGGAACGCTCGGCGTCGCTGCTGTAGCTGCAACCGGCATCGGTTCACCGGGGCGAACGGCATCTGCCGCGGGCGTGCAGGTCGGCGTGAGCGATGTCGCGGCGATCAATGCCAGCGTCAGTCAGATCCATGAGCTCGACCTGGTCGTGGGGGGCGATCGGCTGTGTCGGACGGCCGCCAATGAGGTGCGCTACGTCGAGCAGCTGCTCGCCACCGGCAGTTACTCCGAGGAGACCGGCCGGGCGCTGGCCGGCGCCGGCGCGGAGATGATGACAGCCGCCGGGTGGGTGCACTACGACGCCGGTCGAGTCGACGATGCGCGCCACTACTACGCCGACGCCGCCCAAGCCGCCACCGCGGCGAGTGACGGGGTCGCAGCCGCTCACGCGCTGCTGAACGCCAGTATCGTGGCCTTCCGTGAAGGTGACCGCCCGCGTGACGGGGTCAATCTCGCCCAGGCAGCTCAGCGCTCGGCCGCAAAGCACGGCGGCCCGCGATTGCGTGCTCTCTGTGCGGTTCGAGAGGCCGAGGCGCAGGGGGCGGCAGGCGACACCACGGCGGTCGCCAATGCCGTCGGCCGCGCCCATCGGGCCTACGAGTCGACTCGCGGCTACGACCCGGAGTGGGTCTACCTTCCCGAGGCGGAGCTGACCGGCCTGACCGGGCTCGCCTTCATGCGGGCGGGTGACTACCGGCGGGCGGAGGTCCATCTGCGTTCGGCGATCGACAGCTCGGCCGCCTGGCCCCGCGAGCACTGGCACTGGCAGGTGCATCTCGCGCAGAGCTACCTGGCCGCAGGGGATTTCGCCGCATCGTGTGCGCTGCTATCGGCCGATCTGCACACGTTCAGGGGCTTGGCCTCGACCCGCTTGGACCGGGATATCGAGGGCATCGCGCAGGCCGTACGGCCACACTACACAGTGCCCGAGGTCAAGGAGTTCTTGGAACTTCGGGCAGCCAGAGCCTGA
- a CDS encoding phosphoribosylanthranilate isomerase: MTIRAKICGIRSERDLRIAVEAGADAVGFICGVTHVSEDALEADHAAELSRRTPPFVTRVLVTHLADATEIIALADQIGVDVIQVHGLVTDETVRRVHAQARGRKVLCAVHVIGPDAIGAARRVAANCDGVLLDSRTAERLGGTGETHDWSISAKIVRALREIGRPVILAGGLDPGNVAAAIEAVRPGVVDVNSGVETPAGDKDAAACAAFVNAAHGAEPRR, encoded by the coding sequence GTGACCATTCGCGCGAAGATCTGCGGGATTCGTTCGGAACGGGACCTGCGTATCGCGGTGGAGGCCGGGGCGGACGCCGTCGGCTTCATCTGCGGGGTCACGCACGTCAGCGAGGATGCCCTGGAAGCCGATCACGCCGCCGAACTCTCCCGCCGCACACCGCCCTTCGTGACCCGAGTGCTGGTCACACATCTGGCGGATGCCACAGAGATCATCGCGCTCGCGGATCAGATCGGCGTCGACGTCATCCAGGTACATGGGTTGGTCACCGACGAGACCGTCCGGCGGGTGCACGCGCAGGCTCGCGGTCGCAAGGTGTTATGCGCAGTGCACGTGATCGGGCCCGATGCCATCGGTGCAGCTCGGCGCGTGGCAGCGAATTGCGATGGTGTCCTGCTGGATTCGCGCACCGCCGAGCGGCTCGGCGGCACCGGCGAAACGCACGATTGGTCGATCAGCGCGAAGATCGTGCGCGCACTGCGCGAGATCGGCCGCCCGGTGATCCTCGCGGGCGGCCTCGACCCCGGCAATGTCGCCGCAGCCATCGAGGCGGTCCGGCCCGGCGTCGTCGACGTCAACAGCGGAGTCGAGACGCCCGCCGGGGACAAGGATGCCGCCGCGTGCGCAGCCTTCGTCAACGCCGCACACGGCGCTGAGCCGCGGCGCTGA
- a CDS encoding zinc-dependent alcohol dehydrogenase: MRAVTWQGKRKVSVDTVPDPRIEDPTDMVIRVTSTAICGSDLHLYEVLGPFMSPGDILGHEPMGIVEEVGSEVGSVEVGDRVVIPFQISCGHCFMCGQGLSTQCETTQVREQGSGAALFGYSKLYGQVPGGQAQYLRVPHADHTHVQVPSGPPDDRFLYLSDVLPTAWQAVQYAGIPDGGSVTVLGLGPIGDMACRIAAHLGYRVIGVDLVPERLARVAARGIETVDLSEAGDSLGAVIRDRTQGRGTDTVIDAVGMEAHGSPVASFAQKTTGFLPDSVAEKLMNTAGVDRLAALESAIDIVRRGGTISLIGVYGGMADPLPLRVLFDKQIQLRMGQANVKRWAPEILPLLTDDDPLGVDSFATHRLPLIGAPQAYEKFQQKKDGVIKVVLDPAA; encoded by the coding sequence ATGAGAGCGGTTACCTGGCAGGGCAAGCGCAAGGTCTCGGTGGACACCGTGCCCGACCCGAGGATCGAGGACCCCACCGACATGGTGATCCGGGTGACCTCGACCGCCATCTGCGGCTCGGACCTGCACCTCTACGAGGTGCTCGGCCCGTTCATGAGCCCCGGTGACATCCTCGGCCACGAGCCGATGGGGATCGTCGAGGAGGTGGGCAGCGAGGTCGGGTCGGTCGAGGTCGGTGACCGGGTGGTGATCCCCTTCCAGATCAGCTGCGGCCACTGCTTCATGTGCGGCCAGGGCCTCTCCACCCAGTGCGAGACCACCCAGGTGCGCGAGCAGGGCTCCGGCGCCGCGCTCTTCGGCTACTCGAAGCTCTACGGCCAGGTGCCCGGCGGGCAGGCGCAGTACCTGCGGGTGCCGCACGCCGACCACACCCACGTCCAGGTGCCGTCCGGCCCGCCCGACGACCGGTTCCTCTACCTGTCGGACGTGCTGCCCACCGCCTGGCAGGCCGTGCAGTACGCGGGGATCCCCGACGGCGGGTCGGTGACCGTGCTCGGGCTCGGCCCGATCGGTGACATGGCCTGCCGGATCGCCGCGCACCTCGGCTATCGGGTGATCGGCGTGGATCTGGTGCCGGAGCGGCTGGCCCGGGTCGCCGCCCGCGGCATCGAGACCGTCGACCTCTCCGAGGCCGGGGATTCCCTCGGTGCGGTGATCCGCGACCGCACCCAGGGTCGTGGCACCGACACCGTGATCGACGCCGTCGGCATGGAGGCGCACGGGTCGCCCGTCGCCTCGTTCGCGCAGAAGACCACCGGTTTCCTGCCCGATTCGGTCGCGGAGAAGCTCATGAACACCGCCGGTGTCGACCGGCTCGCCGCCCTGGAGTCGGCGATCGACATCGTCCGCCGCGGCGGCACCATCTCGCTCATCGGCGTCTACGGTGGCATGGCCGACCCGCTTCCGCTGCGGGTTCTCTTCGACAAGCAGATCCAGTTGCGCATGGGGCAGGCGAACGTCAAGCGGTGGGCACCGGAGATCCTGCCCCTGCTGACCGACGACGATCCGCTCGGCGTGGATTCCTTCGCCACGCATCGGCTGCCGCTCATCGGGGCGCCGCAGGCGTACGAGAAGTTCCAGCAGAAGAAGGACGGCGTGATCAAGGTGGTGCTCGACCCGGCCGCCTGA
- a CDS encoding glutamate--cysteine ligase gives MTELTMGVEEEFLLVDPETGAPAAANRAVAETAAAAGVELQLELTRCQVETSSDVHTDAAALDRQLHELRGAVAHCAERNRVRLLAVAAPPTVPHEFPLTDTPRYRAIGDAFGMIAHEQGLSGCHVHVAVPDQEIAVRVSNHLRPWLPALLALSANSAIYRGSDTGYASWRSILWRRWPSAGPPPYFRSVRDYEAVVDTMLACGSILDRKMVYWDVRPSLSFPTIEVRVGDVPATARESTLLALLVRGLVLHARKALARNEEAPDIPHEILRAAYWTAARSGLDGEALEPVSGRVLPVPALLDELVRRIGPELDELGDRAFVTDAVAEVLSRGNGARRQRRAYARRHDAADVIAELAGATLEGCEFSGAHLG, from the coding sequence ATGACCGAGCTCACCATGGGTGTCGAGGAGGAGTTCCTGCTCGTCGACCCGGAGACCGGGGCCCCCGCCGCCGCCAACCGCGCGGTCGCCGAGACCGCCGCGGCGGCGGGCGTCGAGCTCCAGCTGGAGCTCACCCGCTGCCAGGTCGAGACCAGCTCCGACGTGCACACCGACGCCGCGGCGCTCGACCGCCAGCTGCACGAACTGCGCGGCGCGGTCGCGCACTGCGCCGAGCGCAACCGGGTCCGGCTGCTGGCGGTGGCCGCGCCGCCGACCGTTCCGCACGAGTTCCCGCTCACCGATACCCCGCGCTACCGCGCCATCGGCGACGCCTTCGGCATGATCGCGCACGAGCAGGGGCTCTCCGGCTGCCACGTGCACGTGGCCGTGCCGGATCAGGAGATCGCGGTGCGCGTGAGCAACCACCTGCGGCCGTGGCTGCCCGCGCTGCTCGCGCTCAGCGCCAACTCCGCGATCTACCGCGGCTCGGACACCGGCTACGCGAGCTGGCGCAGCATCCTGTGGCGGCGCTGGCCGAGCGCGGGCCCGCCGCCCTACTTCCGCTCGGTGCGCGACTACGAGGCGGTGGTCGACACCATGCTCGCCTGCGGCAGCATCCTGGACCGCAAGATGGTCTACTGGGACGTCCGCCCGTCGCTCTCCTTCCCCACCATCGAGGTCAGGGTCGGCGACGTGCCCGCCACCGCGCGGGAGAGCACGCTGCTCGCCCTGCTGGTCCGCGGCCTGGTGCTGCACGCGCGGAAAGCGCTGGCGCGCAACGAGGAAGCCCCCGACATCCCGCACGAGATCCTGCGCGCCGCCTACTGGACCGCGGCCCGCTCCGGCCTCGACGGCGAGGCGCTGGAGCCGGTCTCCGGCCGGGTGCTCCCGGTCCCCGCGCTGCTGGACGAGCTGGTCCGGCGGATCGGCCCCGAACTGGACGAGCTCGGCGACCGCGCCTTCGTCACCGACGCCGTGGCCGAGGTGCTGAGCCGCGGCAACGGCGCGCGCAGGCAGCGCCGCGCCTACGCCCGGCGGCACGACGCCGCCGACGTGATCGCCGAACTGGCCGGCGCGACGCTGGAAGGTTGCGAGTTTTCCGGCGCACACCTCGGGTAG
- a CDS encoding amidase produces the protein MTDSTAAPLPYAGVAETAAEVRAGKTTAAEAVDQALERIERAEPRLRAFPLVLAERARAEAAERDARQAAGAPLGPLHGVPIAVKDELDVAGAPTGYGGVAAGSGPAAADAEVVRRLRAAGAVIVGKTAMPEFGIWPYTESAAVGHTRNPWSARHTPGGSSGGSAAAVAAGLVPAATGADSGGSIRIPAACCGVFGLKPQRGRVSSAPRPDLWGALGTIGVLTRTVADSALLYDVLAGTVAADRWHAPAPTSSYTDLEPGPRLRIGLLLRTGAPGITAAPSCVAAVRETAEALAGLGHEIVEDRYRLPDPTDAFLPQVINGVRVDARRMPHPELLEPRTRAVIRLGRVTVPPAVLRWSERRGERLTARVNGLFDRYDLLLTPTLAGPPPPIGRLDGTGMVRATLRTVPMIAYTALWNVCGNPAAAVPAGFADGLPRSVQLVGPPNDEHTVLRVAAELERVRPWTAVPPG, from the coding sequence ATGACGGATTCCACGGCCGCTCCGCTGCCGTACGCCGGAGTTGCCGAGACCGCGGCCGAAGTGCGCGCGGGCAAGACCACCGCCGCGGAGGCCGTTGACCAGGCATTGGAGCGGATCGAGCGCGCCGAGCCGCGGCTGCGCGCCTTCCCCCTCGTCCTGGCCGAGCGGGCGCGGGCCGAGGCCGCCGAGCGGGACGCGCGGCAGGCCGCGGGCGCGCCGCTCGGTCCGCTGCACGGCGTGCCGATCGCGGTCAAGGACGAGCTCGACGTCGCCGGTGCGCCGACCGGCTACGGCGGCGTCGCCGCCGGGAGCGGGCCCGCCGCCGCCGACGCCGAGGTGGTGCGCCGCCTGCGCGCGGCCGGTGCGGTGATCGTCGGCAAGACGGCCATGCCGGAGTTCGGCATCTGGCCCTACACCGAGAGCGCCGCGGTCGGCCACACCCGCAATCCGTGGTCTGCCCGGCACACCCCCGGCGGCTCCAGCGGCGGCTCCGCCGCGGCGGTGGCGGCCGGGCTGGTGCCCGCGGCCACCGGCGCCGACAGCGGCGGCTCGATCCGCATCCCGGCCGCCTGCTGCGGGGTGTTCGGGCTGAAACCGCAGCGCGGCCGGGTCAGCAGCGCCCCGCGCCCGGACCTGTGGGGCGCGCTCGGCACGATCGGCGTGCTCACCAGGACGGTGGCGGACAGCGCGCTGCTCTACGACGTGCTCGCGGGCACCGTCGCCGCCGACCGCTGGCACGCGCCCGCGCCCACCTCCTCCTACACCGACCTGGAGCCGGGGCCGCGGCTGCGGATCGGGCTGCTGCTGCGCACCGGCGCCCCCGGCATCACCGCGGCCCCCTCCTGCGTGGCCGCGGTGCGGGAGACCGCCGAGGCGCTCGCGGGGCTCGGCCACGAGATCGTCGAGGACCGCTACCGGCTCCCCGACCCCACCGATGCCTTCCTCCCGCAGGTGATCAACGGCGTGCGGGTGGATGCCCGACGGATGCCACACCCGGAGCTGCTGGAGCCGCGCACCCGCGCGGTCATCCGGCTGGGCCGGGTGACGGTGCCGCCCGCGGTGCTGCGCTGGTCCGAGCGGCGCGGCGAGCGGCTCACGGCCCGGGTCAACGGGCTCTTCGACCGCTACGACCTGCTGCTCACCCCGACCCTGGCCGGGCCGCCGCCGCCGATCGGCAGGCTGGACGGCACCGGCATGGTGCGCGCCACCCTGCGCACGGTGCCGATGATCGCCTACACCGCGCTCTGGAACGTCTGCGGCAACCCGGCCGCCGCCGTCCCCGCCGGGTTCGCCGACGGGTTGCCGCGCAGCGTGCAGCTGGTCGGGCCGCCGAACGACGAGCACACCGTGCTGCGCGTGGCCGCGGAGCTGGAGCGGGTCCGGCCGTGGACGGCGGTGCCGCCGGGCTAG
- a CDS encoding universal stress protein, translating to MPEPTPAPNAPIVAAVDGSETAYHAAAWAAVDARLHGRPLHLLCSMAVPFGYGDRPTLPAGERDWLRDEGEQALREAARIAEAAAGGPVTVTAELTFDFIVPTLLDRSRTAHRLVLGSRGLGAFRRGLLGSVSTAVAGHAHCPVAVVRTPAATDPVAASKPVLVGVDGTENSVGALEVAFAEAAFRGVGLTALHAWRDTSGLDLPIDDWAGVRAGEEAALAESLAGYAEQYPEVPVRRIVVADRPVRSLLDESANAQLVVVGSRGRGGFTGMLLGSTSNGLLHSVEIPIVVVRAAS from the coding sequence GTGCCGGAACCGACGCCAGCCCCGAACGCCCCGATCGTCGCCGCGGTGGACGGCTCGGAGACGGCGTACCACGCCGCCGCCTGGGCCGCGGTCGACGCGCGGCTGCACGGCCGCCCGCTGCACCTGCTCTGCTCGATGGCCGTCCCGTTCGGCTACGGCGACCGGCCGACGCTGCCCGCGGGCGAGCGCGACTGGCTGCGGGACGAGGGCGAACAGGCGCTGCGCGAGGCGGCGCGGATCGCCGAGGCGGCGGCGGGCGGGCCGGTCACCGTGACCGCCGAGCTGACCTTCGACTTCATCGTGCCCACCCTGCTCGACCGCTCGCGCACCGCGCACCGGCTCGTCCTCGGCAGCCGCGGGCTCGGCGCCTTCCGGCGCGGGTTGCTCGGCTCGGTGAGCACCGCGGTGGCCGGGCACGCGCACTGCCCGGTCGCGGTGGTGCGCACCCCGGCCGCGACCGACCCGGTGGCCGCGAGCAAACCCGTGCTGGTCGGGGTGGACGGCACCGAGAACAGCGTCGGCGCGCTCGAGGTCGCCTTCGCCGAGGCCGCCTTCCGCGGCGTCGGGCTGACCGCGCTGCACGCCTGGCGCGACACCAGCGGGCTCGACCTGCCGATCGACGACTGGGCCGGGGTGCGCGCCGGCGAGGAGGCGGCGCTCGCCGAGAGCCTGGCCGGCTACGCCGAGCAGTACCCGGAGGTGCCGGTGCGCCGGATCGTCGTGGCCGACCGGCCGGTGCGCTCGCTGCTCGACGAATCGGCGAACGCCCAGCTCGTGGTGGTGGGCAGCCGGGGCCGCGGCGGTTTCACCGGGATGCTGCTCGGCTCCACCAGCAACGGGTTGCTGCACTCGGTGGAGATCCCGATCGTGGTGGTGCGCGCCGCGAGCTGA